One window of the Magnolia sinica isolate HGM2019 chromosome 19, MsV1, whole genome shotgun sequence genome contains the following:
- the LOC131235449 gene encoding transcription factor BEE 3-like: MAEFTEDFQSFKPSHPFLEIDSSMDYINSLMGFPNDCLFPQKPEFPTPFDENLSGFFTPECPDSTPFSQSMVSVGDGDKEKKKRKTLTVSESSSGNSSTLVSETGGGDDKIKRKNNFGRGKRGICNEKQEDKPKEVIHVRARRGQATDSHSLAERVRREKINERMRHLQDLVPGCYKTMGMAVMLDEIINYVQSLQNQVEFLSMKLSAASSFHDFNLDTGTSETQQATNPYVAKEMDRLLREGYGGFTSFHSTWPL, encoded by the exons ATGGCTGAATTTACAGAGGATTTTCAGAGCTTCAAACCATCTCACCCATTCCTTGAGATAGATTCCAGCATGGATTACATAAACAGCTTGATGGGTTTTCCCAATGACTGCTTATTTCCACAGAAACCCGAATTCCCGACGCCGTTCGATGAAAATCTCTCGGGTTTTTTCACACCCGAATGCCCGGATTCGACACCCTTCTCTCAGTCCATGGTTTCTGTGGGAGATGGggataaagaaaagaagaagaggaagacatTGACAGTATCAGAAAGCAGTTCTGGAAATTCTTCTACTCTGGTTTCAGAAACTGGTGGAGGAGATGATAAAATTAAGAGAAAAAAT AATTTTgggagaggaaagagagggaTATGCAATGAGAAGCAAGAAGACAAACCAAAGGAGGTTATTCATGTGAGAGCAAGAAGAGGCCAAGCTACTGATAGCCACAGCCTAGCTGAAAGG gtgagaagagagaaaatcaATGAAAGAATGAGACATTTGCAAGACCTTGTCCCTGGATGCTACAAG ACAATGGGAATGGCTGTGATGTTAGATGAGATAATTAATTACGTCCAATCGTTGCAAAATCAAGTCGAG TTTCTTTCCATGAAGCTTTCAGCGGCCAGTTCTTTCCATGACTTCAATTTGGATACGGGAACTAGTGAAACACAACAG GCGACAAACCCATATGTGGCCAAAGAAATGGATAGGTTGCTGAGAGAAGGATATGGAGGTTTCACTAGCTTCCACTCAACATGGCCCCTTTGA